Proteins encoded within one genomic window of Raineyella fluvialis:
- a CDS encoding Rieske 2Fe-2S domain-containing protein, translating to MTITGSESTTTNTAIGNSARVARQYGPYVQADWGFANHWYPACFSDEVEVNGVVGVTIGGHDIAITRDEDGQVHAIADRCLHRGVKLSAKPMCFANKTVTCWYHGYTYNAESGNLDTIVGSPDDKLIGTVGVRTYPSEDLAGLIFVFVGEEDYTPPPLDSDLPMLVTDKKTPHFRNPNIITKGMRRKLYGNWRLAAENGLDPGHLLVHWDNKIVVALDRAMPLGMKALKDDATESIDIEDGPKGVMNRYDLPENYQPVFENPMVDIKARGGTMYEPFRVSCWLPATLMVENWPIPGITQYEFYVPIDDHHHMYFEVIADTATTEAERKEFDFKYENFYKPLGLLDFNNNDVFAREATEEHYQRFDGWNNEVLSDMDYSVVAWRKQAATHGRGFFQSPYLDED from the coding sequence GTGACCATCACCGGCTCTGAGAGCACCACCACGAACACGGCGATCGGCAACTCTGCACGCGTCGCCCGCCAGTACGGCCCGTACGTCCAGGCGGACTGGGGCTTCGCGAACCACTGGTACCCGGCCTGCTTCAGCGATGAGGTCGAGGTCAACGGAGTCGTCGGCGTCACCATCGGCGGCCACGACATCGCCATCACCCGCGACGAGGACGGCCAGGTCCACGCGATCGCCGACCGGTGCCTGCACCGCGGCGTGAAGCTGTCGGCCAAGCCGATGTGCTTCGCCAACAAGACCGTGACCTGCTGGTACCACGGCTACACCTACAACGCCGAGTCCGGAAACCTGGACACCATCGTCGGCTCCCCCGACGACAAGCTGATCGGCACGGTCGGCGTACGCACCTATCCGTCCGAGGACCTGGCGGGCCTGATCTTCGTCTTCGTCGGCGAGGAGGACTACACGCCCCCGCCGCTGGACTCCGACCTGCCGATGCTGGTCACCGACAAGAAGACCCCGCACTTCCGCAACCCGAACATCATCACCAAGGGCATGCGCCGCAAGCTCTACGGCAACTGGCGACTGGCCGCCGAGAACGGCCTCGACCCGGGCCACCTGCTGGTCCACTGGGACAACAAGATCGTCGTGGCCCTGGACCGGGCGATGCCGCTGGGCATGAAGGCGCTGAAGGACGACGCCACCGAGTCCATCGACATCGAGGACGGCCCCAAGGGCGTGATGAACCGCTACGACCTGCCGGAGAACTACCAGCCTGTCTTCGAGAACCCGATGGTCGACATCAAGGCGCGCGGCGGCACCATGTACGAGCCGTTCCGGGTCAGCTGCTGGCTGCCGGCGACGCTGATGGTGGAGAACTGGCCGATCCCGGGCATCACCCAGTACGAGTTCTACGTCCCGATCGACGACCACCACCACATGTACTTCGAGGTGATCGCCGACACCGCCACCACCGAGGCGGAACGCAAGGAGTTCGACTTCAAGTACGAGAACTTCTACAAGCCGCTGGGCCTGCTCGACTTCAACAACAACGACGTCTTCGCCCGCGAGGCCACCGAGGAGCACTACCAGCGCTTCGACGGCTGGAACAACGAGGTGCTCTCCGACATGGACTACTCCGTGGTCGCCTGGCGCAAGCAGGCCGCGACCCACGGACGTGGCTTCTTCCAGTCGCCGTACCTCGACGAGGACTGA
- a CDS encoding winged helix DNA-binding protein, giving the protein MSSSSDANRPARDDNATPSATWHLGRTPPEADLANVEFALMAASAAFERYVEQISQLIGEPELSYNEITILHVIRMYERPKDATTIARFVNRDDLPNVQYTLRKLASVGLVKKTRSGVSAHYETTKAGTDWTDRYAVLRSRLLVDQMAPDEISGETLEGISRRLTRLTVLYESSARSAAILNPHGIFD; this is encoded by the coding sequence ATGTCCAGCTCGAGTGACGCCAACCGTCCGGCGCGTGACGACAACGCCACGCCCTCAGCCACCTGGCATCTCGGCCGCACCCCACCCGAAGCCGACCTGGCCAACGTCGAGTTCGCCCTGATGGCGGCCAGCGCCGCCTTCGAGCGCTACGTCGAACAGATCTCCCAGCTGATCGGGGAGCCCGAGCTGTCGTACAACGAGATCACGATCCTGCACGTCATCCGGATGTACGAGCGGCCGAAGGATGCCACCACTATCGCGCGGTTCGTCAACCGCGACGACCTCCCCAACGTGCAATACACCCTGCGCAAACTCGCGTCGGTCGGCCTGGTGAAGAAGACGCGCTCGGGCGTCTCGGCCCACTACGAGACAACGAAGGCCGGCACGGACTGGACCGACCGGTACGCCGTCCTGCGCTCCCGACTCCTGGTCGACCAGATGGCCCCCGACGAGATCTCCGGGGAGACCCTCGAGGGCATCTCCCGGCGCCTGACGCGACTCACGGTGCTGTACGAGTCCTCGGCGCGCAGCGCGGCCATCCTCAACCCGCACGGCATCTTCGACTGA
- a CDS encoding M20 family metallopeptidase encodes MRVTTHPLPLDDRRQAMYDAVVARLDCDRMQRLLVDLVDIHSPTGAEREISEFTALHLAEQVGIDAHYMPISEATGNVYGVVPGSGTGANLLLYCPIDTHIEPERDVPAVGPGLRADMVPQARVEDGLVIGLGASNPKVMVAGLVEVVHAIKDAGIELLGDLSIGFAGGGMPWLNSQRDHVGMSTGIYQLLMRGLYPDYCLLLKPRPGVYPEEPGMAWIRVSVRGTFGYAGITRGTPGFRSSIVPAATVIEEIEAWLPQYTERNTAGTILPEAWIAAVRSGDPDKPAFPSATTEIFLDLRINPRTSPAEVRAQFAEFIEGLRHRHRDIEVDWDMYGSLPGGMTDYDNWIIQSAQRGWEQVSGEPYTETPYQAGQTDGAMIRRLGIPTARVGYPWPPASAPAELNEGLGGMGVASVEDVMQGVRAIAYAVIDTLTRTRAELGLADTVPSLDGGLVP; translated from the coding sequence GTGCGCGTCACCACCCATCCCCTCCCCCTCGACGACCGGCGCCAGGCGATGTACGACGCGGTCGTGGCCCGGCTGGACTGCGACCGGATGCAGCGGCTGCTGGTCGACCTGGTCGACATCCACAGCCCGACCGGCGCCGAGCGCGAGATCTCCGAGTTCACCGCCCTGCACCTGGCCGAACAGGTCGGCATCGACGCCCACTACATGCCGATCTCCGAGGCGACCGGCAACGTCTACGGCGTCGTGCCCGGCAGCGGCACCGGCGCGAACCTGCTGCTGTACTGCCCCATTGACACCCACATCGAGCCCGAGCGCGACGTCCCGGCCGTAGGGCCGGGGCTGCGAGCCGACATGGTGCCGCAGGCCCGGGTCGAGGACGGCCTGGTCATCGGGCTGGGCGCCTCCAACCCCAAGGTCATGGTGGCCGGCCTGGTCGAGGTCGTGCACGCCATCAAGGACGCCGGCATCGAGCTGCTCGGCGACCTGTCGATCGGCTTCGCCGGCGGCGGGATGCCGTGGCTGAACTCCCAGCGCGACCACGTCGGCATGAGCACCGGCATCTACCAACTGCTCATGCGCGGCCTCTACCCGGACTACTGCCTGCTGCTCAAGCCACGCCCCGGGGTCTATCCCGAGGAGCCGGGTATGGCGTGGATCCGGGTCAGCGTCCGGGGGACGTTCGGCTACGCCGGCATCACCCGCGGCACGCCGGGTTTCCGGTCCTCGATCGTCCCGGCTGCCACGGTCATCGAGGAGATCGAGGCGTGGCTGCCGCAGTACACCGAGCGCAACACGGCCGGCACGATCCTTCCGGAGGCGTGGATCGCGGCCGTACGCTCCGGTGACCCCGACAAGCCCGCCTTCCCGTCGGCCACCACGGAGATCTTCCTGGACCTGCGGATCAACCCGCGTACGTCACCGGCCGAGGTGCGGGCCCAGTTCGCGGAGTTCATCGAGGGCCTGCGCCATCGCCATCGCGACATCGAGGTCGACTGGGACATGTACGGCAGCCTGCCCGGCGGCATGACGGACTACGACAACTGGATCATCCAGTCCGCCCAGCGCGGCTGGGAACAGGTCTCGGGCGAGCCGTACACGGAGACCCCGTACCAGGCCGGGCAGACCGACGGCGCGATGATCCGCCGGCTCGGCATCCCGACCGCCCGGGTCGGCTACCCCTGGCCGCCGGCCTCGGCACCGGCGGAGCTGAACGAGGGTCTGGGCGGCATGGGCGTCGCGTCGGTCGAGGACGTGATGCAGGGTGTGCGCGCCATCGCGTACGCCGTGATCGACACGCTCACCCGCACCCGGGCCGAGCTCGGCCTGGCCGACACGGTCCCGTCGCTGGACGGCGGCCTGGTGCCGTGA
- a CDS encoding VOC family protein, whose amino-acid sequence MPDHALPVADRSELLLDSLGYVGVSSDRLDDWTTFGRDVAGMQPVESGRRSLALRMDDRSQRFLVSDDGGRGFYGFEVSDAEALEQVARRLDEQQVPHLELDAPTRDHRRITRGIWFRDPEGNRIEVFHGPEVADRPFSPGRTMGGFRTGVLGLGHVVLLAADAQPMIRFYQEVLGFRLSDYQLRPFEAYFFHLNPRHHTLAIVAAKAPGVHHVMVEVAHLDDVGAGLDLAEGTEEGIGVTIGRHSNDHMLSFYARTPSPFMLEYGWGGRWIDVDTWSPYELTEGPSLWGHERSWLPPDLRATAREMRIRAAADGLSYPVHVRPGGYDVIHQDTWIPATRRTRVG is encoded by the coding sequence ATGCCTGACCACGCCCTTCCGGTCGCTGACCGATCCGAGTTGCTGCTCGACTCCCTCGGTTACGTCGGGGTCTCCTCTGACCGGCTGGACGACTGGACCACCTTCGGCCGCGACGTCGCCGGCATGCAGCCGGTCGAGTCCGGCCGCCGCAGCCTGGCGCTGCGGATGGACGATCGCTCGCAGCGCTTCCTGGTCTCCGACGACGGCGGGCGCGGCTTCTACGGCTTCGAGGTCTCCGACGCCGAGGCGCTGGAGCAGGTCGCCCGCCGGCTCGATGAGCAGCAGGTGCCGCACCTCGAGCTGGACGCACCGACCCGCGACCACCGACGGATCACCCGCGGGATCTGGTTCCGCGACCCCGAGGGCAACCGGATCGAGGTCTTCCACGGCCCCGAGGTGGCCGACCGGCCCTTCTCCCCCGGCCGGACGATGGGCGGCTTTCGCACCGGCGTCCTCGGCCTGGGCCACGTGGTGCTGCTCGCCGCCGACGCGCAGCCGATGATCCGCTTCTACCAGGAGGTGCTGGGCTTCCGGCTTTCCGACTACCAGCTGCGGCCGTTCGAGGCGTACTTCTTCCACCTCAACCCGCGCCACCACACTCTCGCCATCGTGGCGGCGAAGGCACCCGGCGTGCACCACGTCATGGTCGAGGTCGCCCACCTCGACGACGTCGGCGCCGGGCTCGACCTGGCCGAGGGCACGGAGGAAGGCATCGGCGTCACGATCGGCCGGCACTCCAACGACCACATGCTGTCCTTCTACGCCCGTACTCCTTCCCCCTTCATGCTCGAGTACGGCTGGGGCGGCCGGTGGATCGACGTCGACACCTGGTCACCGTACGAGCTGACCGAAGGCCCCAGCCTGTGGGGCCACGAACGGTCCTGGCTCCCGCCCGACCTGCGCGCCACGGCGCGCGAGATGCGCATCCGCGCCGCCGCCGACGGGCTCTCCTACCCGGTGCACGTACGACCGGGCGGCTACGACGTCATCCACCAGGACACCTGGATCCCCGCCACGCGGCGCACCCGCGTCGGCTGA
- a CDS encoding FAD-binding oxidoreductase: MDYPSTLLEANPPVLFQARIARLTWVADTVVEVELKVPKSMKFGFTAGQYCRIKVPGTEQWRSYSMASGEHERFRLTFLIRILPSGLMSDYLRDRARVGETLEVEGPLGGFVLEPAPRPTILMAGGTGLAPMLSMLDRLRTVVPAPPVLLVFGCNREAELFHEEELAARASFMPTLQVRTVLMDNTGREDLPSGTPLAVLSSKDVAPDAVAYLCGPPPMIRAAQETLGGYGLAAHDIRAEQFLPSDN; the protein is encoded by the coding sequence ATGGACTACCCGTCCACCCTCCTGGAGGCCAACCCTCCGGTGCTGTTCCAGGCCAGGATCGCGCGCCTCACCTGGGTCGCCGACACCGTCGTCGAGGTGGAGCTGAAGGTCCCCAAGTCGATGAAGTTCGGCTTCACCGCCGGGCAGTACTGCCGGATCAAGGTGCCCGGCACAGAGCAATGGCGCAGCTACTCGATGGCCTCCGGCGAGCACGAGCGGTTCCGGCTGACCTTCCTGATCCGCATCCTGCCCTCCGGACTGATGTCGGACTACCTGCGGGATCGGGCCCGGGTCGGGGAGACGCTGGAGGTGGAGGGACCCCTGGGCGGCTTCGTACTCGAGCCCGCCCCGCGGCCGACCATCCTGATGGCCGGCGGCACCGGGCTCGCCCCGATGCTGTCGATGCTCGACCGGCTCCGTACGGTCGTCCCCGCGCCGCCGGTCCTGTTGGTCTTCGGATGCAACCGTGAGGCGGAGCTCTTCCACGAGGAGGAGCTGGCGGCTCGCGCGTCCTTCATGCCGACGCTGCAGGTCCGTACGGTCCTGATGGACAACACGGGCCGCGAGGACCTCCCATCCGGCACTCCGTTGGCGGTGCTGTCGTCCAAGGACGTCGCGCCGGACGCCGTCGCCTACCTGTGCGGTCCCCCGCCGATGATCCGTGCCGCGCAGGAGACGCTGGGCGGCTACGGGTTGGCGGCACACGACATCCGCGCCGAGCAGTTCCTGCCCAGCGACAACTGA